One Xiphophorus maculatus strain JP 163 A chromosome 15, X_maculatus-5.0-male, whole genome shotgun sequence genomic window, AAGTGCACTGACGGCTTTAAACTTTATGGAGCTGCACAAGATatcaaattctgtttgtcaTCTCAATTAAAATACATATCAGTGTGTGCAGTATTGTAATTACAAAAGGCTGTTTAGATGTAATATTTGGAATGGGTGTATTTTAAGTGCCATGCATGCAAATTCTGCATTTCAGGAAAATGTGGGTTGATCGTGTGAAAAAAATACTGGCAATTATATGCTTTTCTGATATATATAAAGTTAACATGATCTACAAAGGTGACCCATTCAAGAAAGAGCACCACTGCTAACTTGATAATTGAAACAGTCTGTTCAGATGACCATATTGCACTTATGTGCCACTGAAAATAAGCATTAAAAGTTAGGAAAGGTTTATATACACGTGTTCATAAATTCAgtatatcatttttattaactaGTTTTCAAATTTATCACAGCAATAATTCTGTAAATTGCTGTAATAATGACTAACTGAGTAGAAGCTCTTTAACAATTAAGAATAAGatttttttgcatgttcttATTTGAATTTGATTTATGTGTGATTATGAAAGGCTATTGCTTCTCAGAAGAAAATAAGTCTCTGGAGATCAGACATTGGTATGTAAAAATGCATCACAAGTTGCCCATTTCTGTCTGATTACCGAGCATCCTACAAACAGAAGACAATTTATTATGCCTAATcaattttagttcattttgacTGTATATGGGCCTAAAAATCTTTTGATACCTTAAATGATCTAACCTGTTATCCAAACTAAAAATGTTGACACTTTGCATGTTTAACATAGCTAATAAGCAAGCTATGTTTTAATTAacttatgtaatttatttaaagtgtgcATGTTCTTTTTCATTACTGCTAAAAGCTCCATATGTAGAACGTTGTACTGTGATGTCGGTGTGCCAAGAAtttaataaacacacacacaaaaaataaatgtgtgcagGTCTTTTGTTGTATGCAAGTATGATATAAAGAAATTAACAACTTCAACAACAGATAATCAGTGTATTATATCAACAtcataactaaaaaaaaacacacttccATGTAAGATTTGATTCAAAATTTTACTTAGAAATGAATGTTTACACaaaaaatgaactgaacatAAAGTGTTTAACACATTAATAAGTGGATACAAAATATGAAGGTAAAGTTCAGTAATCTGCTATGTTTAGAAATATTACAGCATTACCTGTGTACAACCGCTTACACTTTTTCCAGTAAAGAAAATGCATTAGATGACCTATTTACTGGGTTTGTCATCAATAGGGTGATCTTTCCACATGGGTTCAAGAATATGATCTGGAATCTTCTCCACAGCGGTCTGAAATGTGAACAAAGGAGAATAATTAAATATCATGCACAAATTATTAACTCTTTATAAAAGTTGCTGTTCTACTGGTTCTTCACTTCCTTACCTTTGTCACCTCCATGGCTACACCCTCCGGGAGATTCCTCTGGATGTATTCAAGGTACACTTGTGCTGTGCAGCCTGTAACATGCAGTAGCTAAGAAGATGAACACAATAGTTATTAAAATCACTGCATTTTGTCACTGTTCATGGTTGAATTTTGCTTAACAACTGAGGCCTTCACCTCAATACAACGGTAGTGTGTCCTCATCTCATACTGAACCCTGTGCTTCTTGTAGATGTGCACTGACTTCAGTAGCGTCAGTCTCTCTATATCCTTGGGTGGCTCAAAACTGGTAGAAAACAGGAGTAAAAATCTTGACGTTACAAGGTGTTTATAATACTTAAATGAGCTTTTGATGTCCTGCCACTGAGACTCACACTTTGCCCATAGTGATGCCCAGCTCTTTAGCTGCCATCGTGGCAAAGAACTCATAGCTGTCCAGCACAGCTCTGTCATGAGCCTTGACCAGAACAACCACCTTCTGGAAGAGAATGTCGGGCTCGTCTGTGACAGTGATCTGCATAGAAGACcacaaattacaaatttaacaCCGTCACTCTTTGATAGAAATATTGTTATAATTAAGTTTGAggttaaaatacagaaaaatgccACTTGCTGTAAAACGAGTTGAAGATAAATATGCGGCTGTGTGGAAGAAAGTGTTGGGTCTCTGTAGCAATTTGAACCTGCACAGGGTGAAATATTACAGCTGTATTCATTATAGAAGCctgattaaaatctcattactAGTATTGATTTTAAAGCTGCACTAATTAGGCACATcaaatgtgttttgcattttactGACCTTGATTTAAGATAACTTCAATACAATTTTCAGGTATTGTTGCAGAATCAAatctgtttggggttttttttccatttcttttgcCTAAACATTGAATACTTTTCTCACAGTAATGCTTAatatttttccctttatttctcattttcaatGTCCTTAAAACCTGAGAAATGCATACAACTTAACAAAAGAAGCTActcaaaactgttaaaatgtagTAACATTACTAATTACTGTCTGAAAGCCAGCACAGAGTAAAATAAACTTACCGAGTTTGACTGCAATTCTTGTAATTGGAACAAGCTCCCAAACCTCTCGGTCCCTGTGAACAATAAAGTTAATTAGGTACAAATCTATATATTGTGACATTCATGATGTTGAAGGAGCCACGAGTGACCGAAATGGGGGATTCGAGGACCATTTTTACCAATCCAACGAGCAATAATGTTTCTTAATTATTCAAACAGgatgtttaaaacaagaaatgttatCGTTAACATACCAACTGTGAAATTCCACCTAATATTTTAGCTAAAGAGAATAATTCCCGTCTGAGTACCAAGGGCGCAGCCATGTTTAGTAAGTAGTAAAGAAAAAGACCctgcaatttattttctgtactgCCCCCTTGTGTAGTGGAGAATACACTACATCACGGGATTGatacaaaaagaataaaaaaccaaaaaaagctTGTCAGTACCATCTTCATTTTTAGCAACAATTTTACGAGCTTTACTTTATTCAGAACATAATTCATATaatggaataaaagaaaaaaaaatcaaaggctACTACCATCAATATTTGGCTTATACTTTCTAACATTCAGTTTTAGCTCATTAAATTGATGAAGAAAGTGAGCATTTTAATAGTgtatgattgaaaaaaaaatgctatatcCTTTAAATCACTTTTCTGAAGAAGATGTCATACTTCGTCAACCTCGGTTTATATGTAAATAACCATAAGTGTTTTTTATATTGCAGCAaatttgaatatgttttattttgccataaaaatcataaaaatcaacataaaatgcAAGCCAAAGTCAATGGTTAGTAGCtgataatgaaataaattaaaacttatatcggccaaaaatattttaccaacaGTATAAGGCAAACAATAAAGTAATGTAGATGAGATGTTTACtcaaatataattaataaacaAGACATGAAGTGGAcataatgaaacaaataatgTAATACTTGTTAcaattaataatgaaaatatgaataattaagaactaaaatagaagacacacacaaagacaataTTTGCTTGcctaaataataacaaatagaaaatgatgATTAACTTCAGCTACTGAATAACACGCTTTCTTGCTTGCTATTAGAAACGTCCACAAtcacagtttattttgtttatagcTGTGGTTCAATTACAtatgcaattattattatttttttccccaaatgtgTAAGATCTTTATTGAAGGAAGCTTCACGTGAGTTCGTTGAGCTGATTGTGTATCCAGCTGTTTGTATTTATGATTCGAATAATAGTTGTAGCATGAGCTGGTAATAATAATTAGTAAACAATGCAAATTATTtgtatcagttttatttagtttgaccCTCTTCTTCCAGTTCATTACCTGTTTTCCATATCAGTCAGGCAGGCTACGGACGCTGTTTCTGGAATAGTCAGCGAAGCAGCGACAACAAATGAAGCGTGTCTCCTCTGACAATAAAGAGCTTGTATTTTTATCCACACGTGGAGAAAGATCAAAGTTAAACCGCTACAGTTGTTGGTATAAATAATTCAGTCGGCTTGGGTCACGTGTCCGTCACGTGTCTCAGCTGTCGGGGCCCTGCCAGTGTACAGTAGCTCTGAGGCTGCAGGCGGAGgaagcggcagcagcagcagcagcagtaacaGCAACACACCGAGCCAAGGTAAGCTCCCCTCTGCCCACTGGTGCTTCTGTGGCTTTGTTCACAGCGGGGCTGGGTTTATTCGCACTCTTTGTTCACTACACCAATTAGCTGTCGTTGTATTCCGAAGCTGTCTTTAAACATTGAATAAACACTAGAGTAAACGGTTCTGTTAGCCGTAGCCGTGTTAGCGACAGTGCCAACGGCGGATAGACGGTTAAAGTCTCCGCTGAAGATGGGGGTTCGGGTTCGGCTAACTGTTCGGCTAGCCAACCCAGCGTTcactggtttgttttcttttgttaccCTCCGACACTCCTTACTTTGGTAGCTGTATTCTAGTTAATCTGCTgagatgttttggtttttggagCCAGCAGCTCCACTGGCTCGACCCCAACATCCAACTGTTGGCTAGCTGCTGTTAGCAGGCAGATAACGGCTATTTTTTGAATCatctaataaacaaaaaaaaaaagttagtttaattaaatgtattattgcGTGTCATTGTGTCTATTTCTATTGTGCAAGAAACAGTTTGACCAGCATCTATTAATACTATTACGCTGTAATTTGTTAATGTAAACTGTTGTGATAACTGGACTCTCATGTATTGAATTGATTTTACATATATTTCGATTTCAATCAACTAGGAAGGTGTCGTTTTATTGTCAGTGAgcgaaaaaaaaagtctttaaatgtTAAGACCCAGTTTTTGTCCCGGTGTTTTTCGCCCAGACTGCTTTTATGCAAGTTTAAACCTCAGTCAATCAAGCCTTACTTGTGTTGAATCCTTTTTGCAACTTCATGCAACTCGAGCTGCTTTAGAAGAATGAAAACAACGCTCCCCTTCTTTAGCTACACTAATCAGTAGAGAAGAAATCAAGACTGTTTTTCCTTTGATCGGTAGTCAAAATAGTGAAAAATCTAATGAAGATTGAAagtaaaaattgtgaaataaaattaaacaaaataagacaATTATGAAACGGatcaatacaataaaattacaattatcAGAGCTACACCCGTTTTCAATTGATTGGCTCCTTATTTGTGATCAGCATGTCAAAGGCATGCTTTCCAATTCATCAAATTCATCAAGCTGACGACTCCGTCCCGTATAAAGCATCAGCAAAAAGAGTTTGATGCACaaatttttaaagcaattttttgtGGTGtaggcttcagaagaaaagaaaacccagCAATTGCGACATCAATTGCTGGATTTATCTCATAGATAAATTGGTATCAGCCAGAAAAAGTACTCGATCATTGCTTTTCCACTCCTGATTCTTCTCAGAACCAACCAAAGCGAAGACACCGTTAAATTATGTGGCAAAAGAAGTTAAAATGACTGTTCAACACACTTTCTAGTcatgaaaaaaagcaacaatctTCCATCGATTTTgactgatttaatgtttttcttttctctcaagTATTCACAACACAAAAGAGAGCATAGtctctactttttatttttacttttgatgtGGCGATCTCGTCTGATCGAGGTAATATCAGCCGAGTCAGATCTTTGGCCTATCAATTTGTGCATCTCTTTAGGATATATTGCACATATTTGTAAATTTAATATAAgaaacaatgtaaaaacaaatgaaaaaggaTAAATTTCTTAAAcgcaacaaatagaaaaagatcTTGTCAAGAAAACCCAAGATCATACCACTTCCCCATattggagattttagtttaacagtaacaataaataaagttacttttaaaattaatcacgCAAGTGACATCTAgacccaacagtagacttaaacttcaataaaatcaatctggttgtgtgtgtgttgtttttgtctcctgcaaactttgctttaattctatttcttttttctatctaatcataagaaatcatagtcagacaaaGAAAGTCATGAAACAGGAGGAGCAGGTTTCCTGGGGAACAaaaggaagtaagtttccagcctgcagattaaCAGGagctaacaggagagcagagatgaccAATGCCTTACTTGGAAACAGATTGTTGAACAacttaaacttttcaaagaaaaatgccTTGCTTGGAAACAGATTGTTGAACAACataaacttttcaaagaaaaggttgtgcaggcaatggatgTAGGAGGAccgttgagcaaccctgagacattagaacaggcagatttaggaaactcaatttacctgttagacagagagctggtagcacatctcccctctcagaagaggaagtagagagagaagggggtggggggtgttGTGCAACAACAATCTAAATTATGGTTTTTATgtctggcaacctgtccagggtggaCCCCTCGTTTCGaccaatggctgctggaaaaaatgCACAATTCCTACCACAATCCTGCAAGGATTAGTATAGACAACAAATGGATGGATTAAATTAAAcctaaatatcaaataaaagaaaatataaaagtcaaataagaagatgttgtgttatttaaatctaaaagaTTTTTCTTCAGTTAACCTCTAAACACGGTATTTAGAGGTTTTCAGTAGGGTTGCACGTTATAATGGCATCAATGTCAGTATCAGCCAatgttagtcatttttttaacgTATCGGTTCAATAAGTAAAACCAGGTTGATATGAACAACCTACGTTTATTTTCtatcttgttttcatttgtgtttcagGAGGACAAGGAGGGTTGGccatgtggtatttgtttggtcatgtgaaaGTGAAAGTGATGCACCACAGGATTGTGGGAGTGttaaactgaagcagagaagcaatgtAGGTGGTGGCATGTaggaaaatatacaaaatattgGTTATTTGCTAGAACAGCAGGAATTGGATAGCAATACTACTTTAGCCCAAATGTTCACAGTAGTGCATAGTTTTTAGGGTAGACAAGAATAGAATGAGACctttctgtatgttttagttctggcttcttctttttttttaacctgctaCCACAAGACTTGAGGATGCTGGAAGGTTCCTATAATAAAATGGCCGTTAAATAAAATGGTCTACTTCTATTAGGAGTCTTCCTGCAAGAGCAAACCTTATTATAAcattatattgaaataaaacagaagcttAAAGGAtgaattgtttttctaaaatagaTAAGTCTCTAATTAAACATGCTTCCGCTGAGCAGCAGAGTCCTTGAACTATTTTCGGTGGGCACATTAATATTTCAGTCAGTGGCTATGGGTGGCAGGTGAGGGATTTTACCGCCTTTTTCGTGggttggttttggttttgtttttgtttcatctgatcATTTCTGCGTGATAACATTTGTTGCTCTGTGTCACCCAGCAGCCCTCTCCAGAGTCCCCGAGGCAGCTTGAAGAAGCAGACAGGCTGACGTGATGAGGTTCCCGGGAGAAGCTGCTCCCCTGTGGGCTGACAGCTGATAGAGAGGAgtcccttctcctcctctcacACGCGCAGTCAGGAACAAACGAGGAGGACCATGAACGTCAAAACCAGACCTATTTGAAGAAAAACGTCACTCAGACCAACTGGAAGCACTGCCTGGTTGAACATGCTTGTTTTTGGGTGTGGAAGATGCAGCATGTTTTTGATATCTCTTTTTGCTCTGCTGCTGACATGAGCGGTGTGGCTTTTGCTACATTAAATGTCtgagtatttcttttttcacatcGCTGGCTTTTGTTGCCTTGTCCTTGAAACTGCATCAGCCAGGCTGTtcaaaaacatcacaatgacTTGAGTgccttttgacttttttttttttttcaatccagTTGTCTAAATGACACAATTAATTCAGCAATGCTAACGTCCACAGTTTTCTGATCCTGTTTCTTAGTTTCGGGGAAGTTTTGATTGATCACCTTTACTCACTGTCACAGATAGCCAAAGGAAAGCATAAGTACTATGCACTGTTGTTGCTCACACAGATCCTATACAAAACCATTAACCTCACAGGAAGAGAGGCAGTCATAACAGCACCCAAACCCGGACGAAGAACCTCTCCCATCGCTCTGTGTAGTCGTTTTTTATTGAGGGGGTTCTGAGAGCTGCAGGGATGTTTGCTTCCGTGGAGCATGGCCCGGTGCTCTGTAGCGACTCCAACATCCTGTGTCTGTCCTGGAAGGGCCGAGTGCCCAAGAGTGAGAAGGAGAAGCCGGTGTGCAGGAAGCGCTACTACGAGGAGGGCTGGCTCGCTACCGGGAACAGCCGGGGGGTCGTCGGGGTCACATTCACGTCCAGCCACTGCAGACGGGACCGGGCCACGCCGCAAAGAGTGAACTTCAACCTCAGAGGACACAACAGTGAGGTAATTGAGGAggaatgatttttgtttttttaattataaactgCTTATTTAATATCTATCTAATTTATCTATGTTAAAATCACAGTCCAGCTGAGCAATTTTGGTTATAATATCTTACTTAGTAGTATGAGTTACAATCAATCTGGAAATGCAGTTATtgaagttttcaaaaatatatatatattttgcctATGTAGGGTGGAGATTTTCTCCTCTGCCTGTAAACATTTCCTAATCCAACATGTTTCATGACAGATGGAGgtttaaagcacaaaataataaaataggaacatttcttttttgtaagcTGTTCAGACTTGTTGATGTCTGCCAAGGTCTCTGGTTTTCAAAGTTAGATGGACTTACCGTGTTGCATTGAGTTTTCTCTGAAGTCGGAGTGAGAATTCAACGCTAAATCACCAAATGTACACTTCTTCCATTTCCAAATGGAAGAGCATAAAGAATATATTTGGAgcttttatttatacttttatagatctttaaaaacaaaaaatgaagtgTCCTgttaatttctttccttttaagGTGGATGATGTCATTCTGTTTTCCAACACAGAAGTATCTACCTTTGTTTAGTTTAATTGGAACTCTAGATTTTATAAAGGCACAACCAGTGGGAGTCTGTGGGGGTGGAAtcatttaatagattttttttttgggttgTGGTTAGAGGCAAGACTTCTCCCTGACTCACTCTTTGACAGTCTTACATCAGATCTCCCTGCTGCTCCCAGTCACAACATTGCAGCGCTCCAGTCTCTGTTGTTACTCTCGAGTCTCAGTGTGGTTAAGCTCTCGAAAAGCTTTCCACTACCAGCGCAATGAGGCCGCAGCTCTCCATCAGAAACATGAAATGACTAAATCCTGAGGCAAATAGCTGCTGTGTGTGGGGGAACTGATTGTTGCCGTCAGCATACAACGGAGCTGGCACCGATGAGACCGCACACAGGTTGCAGCTTTGCTTTCTGTGGGTGGAGCTGCTGGTCAGATGGAGTATGGTGCTGTGTCAGCATTCCATAAGGCAGCTGAGGGGAGAGTGGATGGATCCCAACACGGAGGGACTGAGCCAGAGCGAAAATGTCATTTAACTCTGCCCACTTGGACTCGGTCCAAACACTTATTCAGTTCAGCTGAAATGTcccttctgctgtttttctgtaattagTGTGTAGGAGAGCAaatttaagtgatttttttttatgctaaatttGACCAATATGTACACAATAGTGCATAAAACAATCATGGTATTTATCAGAAGAGGCGTTTAATTGCAACCGACTTTTAATTGTTTGTCTGCATTTTACTTCATATACCTGACAATAAACTCCACTGAGATAAATatgttagatttttaaattgacACATATCTTTTCTCGTCCCAGAAACATTAAGACAAAAGCCATAAATATCCTACCTTGTATAAAGCTATAAATgcttttagaaatgtaaaatccTGTCAAACAGCCTAATGAAATCTGTCACATATTTGACAGTTATTTTTGCTCAGCAGTgtgatttttcatttctgtttttatttaaagtgaaataaatgaagcaaatacagcaaaacaaagGAATTTTACTCTAAGGGTCCTGGCATAAAAAAATTCCCAATATTGTGCCAGAATGCGTTTTAATACTGAActtctttgcagtttttaaaaagagcttCACCAAGAAATTTGTTTATCCTCTTTCTCTGAGTGTCAAAGTGTCCCAGTTGATGTTTATCCTGcagttttttaagaaaaagtttgCTTCTAACATGATGTGACATGAAAGAAAGTCAAAGTTTCAAGCTCTCAAAtaagttttcattatttttagaaaatggatTAAATATCTCAACAGTGCAGGATCCATGTTGAGGCTGTCACAGAGCCGAGTTAAAGAGTGAGTGTGATGTGTGGATGGTGCTTCTAGAAGACGTGTTTTGTTCTATGATCATTCATATAGAACGTTGTCAAAATGAATCGGCTCATATTGTGACCTTTAGCTCTGATTTGAAGCCAGtagatgagggggaaaaaactagCTTTTTCTCATGGGTGGAAGTTTCACACTTAGGCTTTTTTCAGTCAGACAGCTGCATTTGTTCTGGTGAAAGACTATCATTCTTCCAGAGATTTAGAAAGGTATTTCTAAATCTGGATTTATTGTTCCAGGATTTATtggtttttcttgcattttgatAAAAATCAGTGATCTCTTTATTGTCTGCTTGGTAAAAAATGTTGGACGAAGTATAATCAGGCAGCTTCTTTTCCAGAAGCTGATTGATGTGGTAAAGGATTGattttcaagattttatttctgttttcaggagTCTGAATGCTCTACCCCCTCTCTGTATAACGGGTGCCTTATCGATTATTTAACTCCAGTTAGAATGCAGAGAATAGTAAACTAGAAGCTCTCAGATGTTCTAAGATTAAGAAGCCATTTTGAAACCATTCACAAGAGACTTCTTGGTGGCTTCTTACCCAGAGGCAGGAGTCCCTGAAGGTCCAATCCAGAGTTTTCTCTCTGACAAAGAGAGATAAGTATCTTAGGTCCCTAAGATAATCCAACAGAGACATGTGACCTCAGggcataaaataatgtttaccactgaattgtttttgatttgtcttGCTGTGCAGCTTTGCCTTGGGTGGCCTAGATATTAATCCAGGTTGTGACTTTTGTTTGATCGCATATGTAACTGTTTGggttcagatttcttttcattcttctcCGAATGCTGAAGTTTTAATTGCAGtcataaatgtttgttgttttctttcacaaagcAACCCAATGTGGATTAAAATACTTGTTTCTAATAATTTCTTAAGAATGAACCAGTACATTTTGCAGGGGTGAATACACAATGTACGGTTCTTgtaaattgacaggaaagagggatTAAACATTTGTTATACACCACTAGGACTGTcataataacacatttttactgGATGACAAATTGTTCCAGGATTTATTGCGATTAATAGCAGTGTTGTTTTGTGACCAATGTCAAGTAATATATCAATAATAGCATAATAGTGCAAGTTCACCCTCTCAAAGGCAAAcgtacattttgtaaagaacacttaacactggaactgaaataTCCTATGCATATATaggtatatatttttaatttttataactGCAGCCAACATGTTGTTTCTCCTATTACTTTGCAAATG contains:
- the mrps10 gene encoding 28S ribosomal protein S10, mitochondrial, translating into MAAPLVLRRELFSLAKILGGISQLGPRGLGACSNYKNCSQTRFKLLQRPNTFFHTAAYLSSTRFTITVTDEPDILFQKVVVLVKAHDRAVLDSYEFFATMAAKELGITMGKVFEPPKDIERLTLLKSVHIYKKHRVQYEMRTHYRCIELLHVTGCTAQVYLEYIQRNLPEGVAMEVTKTAVEKIPDHILEPMWKDHPIDDKPSK